From the Bacteroidia bacterium genome, the window CAATATCTCTTTTCCTGCTGTGTTATAAATAACAAGATGATATGTTTGATTATTTTCATTATCAAAAACAATATCGGCCTTACTGTTAAATGGATTGGGAATTACTCTTACCATTGACTGCGATGAAGCAGGTATTTCCACAACAGAAGTTGGCAAGCCAATTACCATAGTATTGAAAGTTTCATTGGTAATTATCGGATCATTCTGATCAAAATATATGGCTGCATCATTAAATACAGTTGTGTTATTTGGCAACCACTGATTTGCCATGATACTGTAACGCACATATCCGTGACTTAGCAATTCGTTGGTGTTACTGTCAACTAACATTATATTGGGGAAAGTAAACACCACTTCACGGTTGCTGATGTTAACCTGTGTTTGTACATTATGACTGGCATCAATCAATGCAAAAGTATTCAGGTCAAGACCGGCATCAATAACATCTCTGACAACCACTGTATAGGCTGTATCATTTCCGGTATTCTGGAATCGTATCAAATAATCCAATTGACTACTCATGAGTGTGTAATTGTTACTTAAGATTCCGGCAGGTGTCACCGACTTATCATTAGGATCATAACTACAACTAACAATATTACTTGAAATTAAAGTATCTGTTTCCATCACTGTTCCGTTTATCAAAGATTCCATAATGATGGTATCTGAAACTAAGCTACCTGCTGCGGGCATTCCAAGTTCGAATATGATTAAGCCGGTTGTCTGTGCAGTTAATCCCGGAAAATCATAAACTACTGTTTGTCCATTGACAGAAGTTGGTGTAATGCTTCCGGCAATGAAAGTTTGATTGGGCGAGAATTTCATGGTAATTCTAGCATCGTAAGTTACATATCCGGTGTTTTTATATTTGACTGTAGTTGCATTGTTTAAAAGGCACCTGCGTAGGCCAACCCGTGATACTACTTTGCAATCATAAACCGGTAAGGTAGAATTAAGACCAAAATCGAGACCTGTAGTGGTGGCTGAAGCATTTACGGTGTAACTTGGTTGACTACCTGGCGATAAGGAATAGCCGGGCATGGTATTTTGCCACTGTACGGTATGAGTACCGGCATAACTTCCCGCACTATAATTTCCGGAGTTATCCGTAAACACAAATACATTATCAGGTTGTACAGTTACTTTCTGGCCTGAAAAACCAGGTTCTCCTATATCTTTTATACCATTACTGTTTGCATCATAAAATACATTGCCTTGCAAAAACAGCGAACCCTGATCAACATAAAGAGCATTTTGTAAATATAATGTTATGTAAGAACCGAATCCAGTAGTATCATAAACTACACGTAGATTGTACCAACCAACAGGTGCATTGGCAGGAATTGAAAAATCTGCATAAAAGTGGAAATCGTCTATTACAATAAAAGTATTTGCATTGGCATGGTACGTAACTGCCGTATCTGTACGGTATAAGTAGGCATCATATATTGCTCCTGTGGGTGGTGACGAACTTTGAAAGATAGTATTTGCTCCGGAAATGTATGCAGTAAAACCTGTACCTGCCAGCACATTGAATGGTGACATTGAAGTTAAATATTGATTGGTAGAGCTTAAAGGGAAGTTGAGCCCTGTTGTAGTGATGGTATAGTTACCACTGATGGTAGCGGCACTAGGTGGATTAACCACATTGTTTGCTGTTGGTGTGATTGTAATAGTTTTGCTACCCGGTAATGTTGGTATTTTATAGTTACCTAAATAATCAGTCTGAACGGTTTGATTGTCGGGCTGAAGCGTGATAGTCTGCCCCGCCATACCAGGTTCCTGAAATCCTAGCAAGCCATCCGGGGTGACATCACTAAATGCAGTGCCTGAAAGGTACATGCTGGCAGCATAAACGGTTACAGCATTTGGTAGGGTTAAAGTATGAATATCTCCAAGAGAGTCAATATAGAAAACAACTAAATTATAAACACCGGGTGCTAAATTATTCCCAATACTAAATGAACCTGAAAACTGTGTTTGATTAATTACAGTTACATTCCAGCCAAAAGCTACAGGTATACCTCCTGGAGTTATAAGATAGGTGTTCATAATTGCCCCAATTGGTGATCCATTTTGTAAAGCCACACCTGCACAGGAAATAACTGCATTCAAAGTAGTGCCCTGCAGCATAGAGTCGGGCGAGATATTGAGAACTGCAGGCCCTGTGGCCGTTAGTCCAAAATTATATCCCGTTGCCGGTGCTGTAAAATTTCCGGTATAGGAGGCCTGACTTCCTGCTGATATCATGTAACTTGGCGATGGTTGCCACATAATGGTTTTTGTTCCTGGAGAAGTGTTAACAATATAATTTCCGTTTGAATTGGTAGTAAATAGAGTATTATCGGGTGTTAGTAGTATTTGTTGACCGCCTATACCTAGCTCCCCTGCGTCCTGCACCCCGTTTCCATTCTGGTCGTCAAATACTACACCTGAAATGGTAACGCTTGCCGAAAGAATTTCTACGGCATTAGGCAATATCAACGTAATAAAAGTTCCCTGACTGGCTGTATCTTCATAGACATAGCGCAAATCATACCAACCATAGGGAACAAAATTGGATATTGCAAAATCCATCTCTGTCTGTGTTTCGGACAAAGCATTCATGGAACTCAATGACCCTATAATGCTGTTTGTCCCCTGCTCCAAATAAAAACCTATGGTTGATGAGGACTGAAATAGGGTGTTGGCTCCGCTGATAAGAGCCGATAGGGTTGTACCCCTATAAGTTGAATTCGGTGATACCGATGTTAATGTTTGTGCCAACGTGGTTTTGCACAACATTACAATTACGAGTACTGCTACTAACTTTTACATGATTTGCGATTTTTAGTGAATATTATTTTTAATAGAATCTATTTCATGTCTTATTACCTGAACAAAACTTTTGTTTTGCTTCATGGCTATACTTTCATAATACCAAAGATTGGTCCCTGTATATTTTACTTTCCAAACCGGATTTACATTAGGATCAAACCCAACCGAGCGGAATATACTATCGCCTACATGTTGTATAACAACTATCATGTAGTCTGCATACTTGGCAGGCGGATGCAGCGCTCTTACTTCTCTAAACAAATTATAAGCTCCCAATTTGTTTCCTTTATTGAATACAGCAATGGCCTGATTGAATTTTGCATCCGGAAAACGTGGATTGATTTCAAGCGCTTTATTAAAATAGTTGTTTGCCGTATTGTTATCTCCTGCATTCATATAAACAGCGCCAATATCATTCAGTATTTGTACATGATACGGTGCCAAAGCAATGGCATCCTCATAGTAGCTTAATGCCTCCTTGGGTTGGCTATTCATAAATGCTGCTGCTCCTTTATACCAGGCAATGGGTGTTGCATTATAATCAATAGGGAAATAGGTTTCATCCATTGACTTGGCAATTCTATAGGCTATGGGCCATTTGTTTTTTTCTTTGGCAGCAAGCAATTGCTGGTACTGCGACTCTGCATTTAAGCGTGCCGCTGTTACCTTGGTAGAATAAATAGCAAAAAACATGAAACCAACCAATGCCACCGGCACAAGTTTAGATTGGCTTAGTTTTTTACTTTCTTTCATTTTGTAAAATATCAACAGTGAGAAATAAGTCATCAATATTACCATCAGGAGCATTTTCTCCATCGGGAAACCAAAAAAAGAAACTGTTGTAAATGTAACTAGTCCTGCCAAAAGTACCAAATTTTCTTTTGCTTTATTAGTTACATATTGCTTTATAGACATAAAAATACCCCAGCCCAACAAAAAAACATAGGAAATAAATCCGCCTATTCCGGTTTCAGCAAACATTTGAAGAAAATCGTTATGAGGCCGGGTAAATTTAATGTTGTCGGTAGTAAGGTAATTGGCTCCTGTAAACCCATACTTCGGTGCCAGCAATTTCCAGTTTGCCAATCCGCAGCCTGTCCAAAAATTTTCAACTATCAGTTTACCCGAATTTCGCCAAAGCATCATTCTTTCAAAAACACTGTTGGCATTAAACTTCACATCCGTAGTGTTTCCTTTTAAATAGGATACTGCAATTTCTGCTTTCCTGAAACCATCAATTTTATTAAAGACTAAAATTAACCCAACTATTGAAGAAAAGAGAGTAGCAATGGTAACCAAATTAATCCGCTCCTGCCTAACCTTGAATTTTATGGTAATAGTATTTCGAATCTTTGAATAGGATAGAAATGAAAGAACTATCATCACTAACACAAGCGCTACAAAAACAGAAGATGATTTAAGAAGTATCAAATAAACCAATGATAAGGCAAGAGAAACAATTGCAGATTTTTTCCACCTGTTTGAGTCCGCTATGATGCACATAACTTGCAATGGCATGCAAAGTGCAATCATTTCGGCAAATGAATTTTTATTGGATAATAATGAGGTAAGCCTAAAACCTATCTCAAATTCTTCTTTGTGTTCGTGCGCATAGTTCCACATATCAATCAACTGCCAAACGCCAACCAATTGAATAATATAAACCAGTAAAACTACTGTTCTTGAAACCATTTTCATTGGGTCAGCAACTATCTTACTCAAAATCGAAAACGCCAATAAATAGAACAACAACAATGTCCACTTGATGAATTCAAACAAGCCGTCATTGCTACTTAAGCTTTTATTCCATGCCATTCCGGTGATGACAACAACAGCAAACATGATAAACACAGGAGCAAAAGAAGTATCGAATATAGAAAATGTGATTTTTTTACTGTAGATACCATATAAAATTAATGCAGCAAACGGAAAAACAAATACCGATGCTGTCAGTAATCGTAAAGTATGGTCAGGGTCGGGCAAAGTGCTTGAAAAGGAAATAGTAAGCACTATCATAAAAAGTACAAACAAATAAAAAGCAACTTTATGTATTGACATAACTATCCTTATAAATTTACCAAACACAGAAAACAAACAATGCTAACAAAGATAGTTGCAAAAGGTGAATTAAGGAATTAAAATTTATGCAAAATAGCCGTTTCAGTATCCACAAATTGTACAAAAAAGATTGATAACTTTGTTTATCAGGAACAGTTTTATTTTAAATCAGTTAAGACCTACCTATATGTTGTATTTGTTTAATCAATATTATAGTTCATTGTTTATTGAATTCTGTGCTATATTGGTAAGTGTCTTTTTTAGCTTAAAAGTTGCAGGTAGCTTAAAATATTCTTTTTGTATTCTAAAAACAAGAAACTATATCTTTACATCTTTAAGCACATGAAATGAACACAGAAGCTCTCATTCTTACCATCAGAAAAAACATCGTTTGGATATTAGTCATTGCATTGGTAGCTTTTATAGTCAGTTATAAAATATCAGGAAGATTGAACAACTATTATAAAGCTGATATTATGTTTTTGTTAAACGATTTAAATCTTACTGATGATTCACCAAAGGAAAACAGCATTAGCAGCGTTATCAAAAACAAATCTATAGAAAATGAAAGGATTCTTGCTATCATTTACTCAGATGCACTCATCCAAAAAGTAGATAAAAAACTGAAACTTGGAAAGCATTATGGTTTAGATGACAAAGATCCAAAATACACGCTCAAACTAACCGCTTCTTTTGTTAAAAATGTTGCTGTAGAAATAACCTCCAGCAAAATTCTGTTGCTGAAAGTACGTGATAGAGAAGGACCAGAATTTGTTGCTAATTTAGCTGAGTCTATTATGAATGAGCTTTTGGCTTTTAACCGTGATCAAACCCAAGAATTGTTAAATGAAAAACTAGCATTTAACAGAGCCTTATTTAATACCTTGGATTCACGCTATATCAGTAAATTAAAAAAATTGGAACAATCAGTAGAGCAGCTTAGACACAACCGTCCAAAAGAAATGACATTTAATGATTTCCTTGTTATTAAATACAATATTATGGAAACCACCAAACAAATGGGAATGTTGACTTCTGAAATTGAAGATAACATCAGGAGCAATCTTTTAATTAATAAAACATTAGAAGGTAAAAAACTGGAAAGAATAATTGTCTTAAACAAAAAATACCTGATGCCGCAATCTCAAAATACAATGTTAAATCTGGCCGTTGCAACCGTTGTTTCCTTTTTAACCATACTTTTATCAATAATTGTGATTCATAGTTACGGATCCAATAAAGATTTAATTCATCTGTTTATTTTTGGTAAAAAGAAAGTGTAATTTTTATTCAATGCTTTTTGTTCAGCCCTCTTTTTTAATCAGAAATTTTTACGCTCGTTTGTTATGGCGAATGTCTGTTCATGAACCTATTGTTTACCTTACGTTTGATGATGGTCCTGATCCCGAAGTTACGCCTTTCGTATTGTCGCAGTTAAAGAAATGGAATGCTCTGGCAACCTTCTTTTGTATTGGAAACAATATTGAAAAACATCAGCAGCTGTTTAATCAGGTTGTTGCTGCAGGACATCAGATAGGCAATCACACACAGAATCATTTGAATGGTTGGAGTAACAACCTCAATACTTATTTGACTGATGTTGAACAATGCAGCACACATATTTCATCAGGTTTGTTCAGACCTCCTTATGGAAAAATCACGCTGAAACAAATTCGTTCACTACGTTCAAAATGGCAAATTGTAATGTGGGATGTTTTGTCTTACGACTTTGAAACTAAGGTATCACCAACAGCGTGTATTCAGAATGTGATGCAGCATGTACGTCCGGGATCTATTATTGTTTTTCACGATAGTAAAAAGGCATTTAAAAATTTAAGTGAAACGCTGCCTTTTGTTTTAGAAAAGCTTTCAGCAGAAGGTTATTCTTTTAAGGCTATTCCTCCTTACCGGCCACAACAATAACAATTTCACCTTTAGGTGGATGGTTGGTATAATATTCTGTGATCTCTGCTAAAGTACCTCGCTTTTTTTCTTCAAACATTTTTGAAATTTCACGTACCACACAAACTTTTCTATCAGGTTCAAAGTAAGTCATAAAATCCTGCAGTGTTTTGATTAACTTGTGTGGCGACTCATAAAAAACCATAGTACGAGCTTCTTCCTGCAAAGTCTTTAATTTTGTTTGTCGTCCTTTCTTAACTGGTAAAAAGCCTTCAAACACAAAACTGTTGCAGGGAATACCTGACATTACCAAAGCAGGAACAAAAGCTGTGGCACCGGGCAAACAAGTGAGTTCTATTTCATTCTCAATACAGGCACGTGTAAGTAAAAAACCCGGATCTGAAATACCCGGTGTTCCGGCATCACTGATTAAGGCAATTGATTTTTGTTCTTCTTTTAAAAGTCGCACCAACTCATTCACAGCTGCATGTTCATTGTGTTGATGGTGTGTAAAAACCTTTTTTGAAATTCCGAAGTGGTGCAACAGCACAGAAGCAGTGCGTGTGTCTTCTGCAAGAATAATGTCGCATGACTTGAGAATATTTAATGCTCTGAGGGTAATATCTTCGAGGTTACCAACCGGTGTGGGAACGATGTATAACATTCATCAAAAGTAACCAATAGAAGTTAACTTTAGTTTTTTATAAATTTTGCATTATAAACATGATCATCAGAAGTGATTGCCTCTAAAAAATAAACCCCGTTTGACAGTCCTTCAACTGTTATCCGATTTGACAAGTCAAAAGAATAGTTTCTGACCTCCTCACCGGCAGGGTTGAATATTCTTACCCTTTTAAGGTATAAATTTAAAGGCACATTCAGGTAAATAAACTTGTTGGAAGGATTAGGAATCACGTCAAATTTACTTCTGTCATATTCATTTACGCCAACAAACGGTAGAAATAGTACACAGGCTAAGTAAGGGTTGTATTTAACCACCGTGCCTCCTTGTGTACTGACCGGCCAAACCACAACTACATTACTGCCTGCTTTGTAATTAGCACCATTGAAAAAATAAGGTGACTGAATTAAAATGTTTATACTGCTATTTGGTTGAATAGTATATGACGTTCCAGAATTAAGAATTATTGAATCTTCCGGAAGTGAATCACTCTGTAGTTTCAACATCAAACCACCAGTAAAAGTGGCATTGGCATTATAATTCTTAATGGTAACCTGAATATTTGCATAAGGCTGTTGTTCAAGGGCAGAATCAGGGCATTGTGGAAATTGAGGTGAAATAGCTATGACAGCTAATGAATCTGTTTGTGCTGAGGCAAATTCACAAAACATCAAACTTATAAACAACACTAATATCTGAACCCTTTTCATGATGAAGTTTTTTAAAATAAAGACTAAATAAAAGTATAAATTGTTTTTCAATGCTGAATATTTATTTTTGCTTTATCTTACCTGCCCAAAAAGGAAATAATGGATATTTTAAATCAACTGATTAACGGACTTAACAAAGAAGAAGTACGTTTTTTTAAAATGTATATCAATCGTTTTGAGAAAACTGAAAACCGTAAAGATGTTCAATTGTTCGATTATATCCGTAAATCAGCAGATAGATTTTCCGATGATATTATCTTTAAAAAATTATATCAACCCAAAGAAAAAAATTCTTATTACCGCTTAAAGAACAGGCTCATCAGAGAGGTAAATAAAAGCCTGACATTACAGCATTTTGACGATGATACTGTTGTATATATTTTCAGGCTGCTGGCATTGGTAAAATTCTATCTGAATAAAAATGCTCTAAAGCCTGCCTATTTTTTTCTTTGCAAAGCCGAAAAAAAGGCCAATGAAACAGAAAACTTAGAATTGTTAGACATCATTTATGGCGAGTACATCCGACTCTCGCGCGAAATGACAAGTATAAATCCGGAGTTTTATATTGAATGTAGAAAGCAAAATTCAGAGAAGCTAAACCAACTCCGGGTGATTGATGATATTCTGGCTGTAGTTACCTATCGGTTAAAAATTACTCAGAATTTATCATCAAAAGACGAAACGGTAATTTCATTACTTCAAAAAACTACTGATTCTTTCATTGGTGACCCAAAGGTTATTAAAAGCCCTCTCTTTCGTTTTAGGATTTATAACGCAATTAGTCAGTTGCTACTGCAATCGCATCAATACATACTATTAGAAGATTACCTGCTAAAAACGCTAAAAATATTTAATCAGGAGAAACTGTTCACTAAAAACAATCACGAAACCAAACTTCAACTGTTGGTGTATTTGGTTAATAGCCTATATAAAAATAACAAGTTGAAAAAGTCGCTTGAATACACAAACATTTTACACAATGAAATGAAAGCATACAACCATCTTTTTTATGATAAATTTTTATTCTATTACTTCAATGCACTGGTGATTAACTATTCAAAAACTGACAAACAAAAGGAAATAGTTACGCTGCAGGAGATGGAGCAAAATGAAAAAATTAATTCTAACTTTTTTTACCGTCAGTTTATCCTGTTGAATTTTGCATTGGCATATTTTGACCAGAAAGAGTTTACCATGTCGGCTAAAAGTTTTACGCGGTTACAGATGCTGCCGGACTATAAAGAAACTGATGAGTCGTTGCGAATGAAAGTTGCCGTTGCAGAACTTATGACACGCTATGAGTTAAGCGACTACAACACTTTTGAATATAAGTTAAAACAATTTAAAAAAGACTTTAAAAGTGGGTTGAATATACTTGAAAACAAACCAGAAAAACTGATGAGTGAGATATTAAATCTAATGATGTCCATAAGTAACAGAAAAAACAAAGCAATTGAATTACGTTTAGCACAACTCAAAACCCTATCTAATGATGAAGACCAATGTGGCTTGATTAACTATATTGATTGGCTTCAGGAAAAAAAATTATTCAAAAATAAAATCAATTAGTTGCCTCCTTTTCCAGGCGCTCAATATCTTGCTGCATGGCAGAAACAAGTTTCTCAAACTGTTCGGAACATTGTTGCAATAATTCAGTAGCAGCTTTTTTTTCTGTTCCTTCAAGCATTAACCATTCTATATTCTTTAAGATTGATGCAAAGGTATCTAAGTCAAGTTGCCTGAACCCCGGAATCATTCTGTGAACAGCTGCTGCCGATTGCTGAAAATCTGATTCCTTAGCAAAATGAATGCTCTTTTCAATCAAACTTTGATTGCTTGAAATAAAAACCTTCAACATCCTGATAACAAAATCACTTTTTCCGTTTGATGTCCGAAATAAGTTTTCGAGAGAATAGCTCAATAACGGTTGATGCTGTATCTCACGATTTTTTTCTATCAGCGGTAAAAGAATTTCAGACAGCTCGTGGAGCTTAAATGGCTTCAGAATAACTGCATTCATCCCTGCTACTATACATTCGTTTTTTGCGTCATTCATCATATTGGCAGTGATGCCAATCAATGGTAACATGGAGCTAATGTGTTCGCGAATAAAAGAGGTAGCATTTCGCCCATCAAGTTCAGGCATCTGAATATCCATTAACACACCGTCAGGATTATACAACAGAATTTTTTCAATTGCCTCTTTACCACTTTCTGCAGTTATAACTTCTGCACCACCATCTTTCAACATGGCAGAAATTAATTGTCTGTTGAGTAAATCATCTTCTGCAACAAGCAAACGCAATCCATGTAATGAAACAAACTTTGTTTCTGCAATATTTGTTTCATCACTTTCAACTATAGGAAAGTGTAGCATAACAGATACTGTTGTTCCTTTTTGAGGAACACTTTTCATGGATATTGTTCCCTTCTGCAGCTCAACTAATTTCTTTGTGATTGCTAAACCCAGACCCGTTCCACCATAGTTTCTTTCAATATTTTCAGCCTGCTGATATGGGTCAAATAACCTGGCAATTTTATCTTCTGCAATGCCAATACCGGTGTCTGTTATCTCGAAATTAAAAAAGTCATCTTCCTTTTTCTCAACTTTTACAAATACGGTTCCTTTTTCTGTAAACTTTATTGCATTACCAATAACATTGATGAGCACTTGTCGCAACCGCAAAGCATCGCCCGAAACAGTCATATTACGAATAGTATTTGCTTCTGATAATAAGGCAACATTTTTTTCGTCAGCTTTTTGTCTTAATAAAGTTACTACATTATTTACTTCCTTATAAATAACAAAAGGCTCTTGTAAAAAATTTATTTTGCCTGTTTCAATTCTTGAAAGGTCCAATACATCATTTACAATATTCAATAGGTGTTGCCCTGCCATATTGATAGTGTTTACATAATGTCTTTGTTCTGTAGTTGTGTTGGTTTGTTGCAGCCTGTTGATAAAGCCTGTCAGTGCACTTAAAGGTGTTCTGATTTCATGACTCATTGTTGCCAGAAACTCTTCCTTAAATCGTGCAAGCTGTTCTGAACGTGCCCGTGCTTCTTCAAGTTGAATTTTATATCTGTTGGCACGACTGATATCCGTAAGAATAATTATTGAAAGTATTAATATGAGAATTGAAGCTGTAATAGTTGCAATTACAACAGTTTTTAACTGTTGCTGCGACTGACTGATAACTTCCAGTGATCTGCTTTCGTTATTATGTCTGATGTTTTCCTCGAGTAAAGCAATTTGTGTTTGAATCTTTTCTTTCAACATTCTGTCTTGCTCCAGTAACAACAGCTCACCATCACTTAGTTGAGCTACCATTTTAATCTCATTCTCCTTAGCTTCAGAAATGGTTTGTTTGATGGTGTTTAACTTCTGTGCTTGCAAGTTGTTTAAAGAATCGAGTAACATTGCTTTTTCTTCAAGTTCTTTTAATTTCTTACCTGAACTAAAAAGCTTTTTAAAAAACCCAGGCTTTGTTGTTTCTATACTATCAATACTCTGATAAATAATATCATCCTTAACCTTATCAGAAATTTTACTCATGGCAGCATTGATGAGCTGTCTGTAGCGTAATTCAATCAGCTTTTGATAAATTTCGAACTTATGATGGATGGAGGTTGTAAGTGAATCAAATGCCTGACTGTTTGCAGGAAATAAACTTTTAAGTTTTATAAGCTGAGAGTCCGTCTGAGCTACTTGTTCATAATAATTTTCTAAATATTTTTCGTTGCGTGTAATAGCAAAAGAACGTACATGGCTTTCAGCAAGGTTAACATTCAGAATTAATTCTTTCAGGTCAGAAAGTCTGGTATCGGGTTTTTGAAGTAGTGTAATTGTTCTGCTTAATGCTGTTGTATTCTGATAATTAAACCATGCCAGAAAAAATGCTACTGCAAGTGCCAGCAACATCAGAATAACTATATACAATCGTTTCTGCATAATGACTCAAAAATACAACGCTGAATCTCCCAATGGTGGAAATTATTTCCCAAAATGAAACAATTTTTCAGAAATCGGATATCTGTTGTATGGGCGTTAATAACTTTATAACTTATTGATTGGTAAAGTCTTTAAATGTGTACAAGCCTGTTGAATCATCAACAGATGCTGCAATGGCACATTATTTAATAATCTATTGATGATAAACATTAAAAAATCAATTACAATGAAAAAGCTAATTTTAATTGCACTTCCAATAGTAGGTATGACCTTGTTTGGTTGCGAAAACTATAAAGAACAAGCTGCACAGTTAACACGTGAGCGTGATTCTTTAGTATCACTGAATGTTGCAGGAACACAAACTATTGATGAGTTCATCACAACATTAACAGACGTTGAAAACAGTCTTGGTAAAATTACTGAAAAACAAAATTCCATTGCAATGACTGCAGACCGCAATCCGGAAGCAGCACGCAACTCACGCGAGAGACTCAATGCACAGATTGAAGAAATTAATCGTATGATGCAGGAAAACAAAGAAAAAGTTGAGCAGTTGACTAAGAAAATTAAAGGCTCAAATGCATCTGCAGCAAAATTTCAGAAAATGGTTAAGTCGCTTCAGGAGCAGCTTACTCAAAAAGAACAGGAACTTGCTTTGTTAAATGAAAAATTAGCAGGGTTAAATGTTGAATTGGCTACTTTAAAAACCAACTTCGATTCGCTTTCTACAACAAATCAAAATCAGGCTACAGTAATAGCTGATCA encodes:
- a CDS encoding ATP-binding protein — encoded protein: MQKRLYIVILMLLALAVAFFLAWFNYQNTTALSRTITLLQKPDTRLSDLKELILNVNLAESHVRSFAITRNEKYLENYYEQVAQTDSQLIKLKSLFPANSQAFDSLTTSIHHKFEIYQKLIELRYRQLINAAMSKISDKVKDDIIYQSIDSIETTKPGFFKKLFSSGKKLKELEEKAMLLDSLNNLQAQKLNTIKQTISEAKENEIKMVAQLSDGELLLLEQDRMLKEKIQTQIALLEENIRHNNESRSLEVISQSQQQLKTVVIATITASILILILSIIILTDISRANRYKIQLEEARARSEQLARFKEEFLATMSHEIRTPLSALTGFINRLQQTNTTTEQRHYVNTINMAGQHLLNIVNDVLDLSRIETGKINFLQEPFVIYKEVNNVVTLLRQKADEKNVALLSEANTIRNMTVSGDALRLRQVLINVIGNAIKFTEKGTVFVKVEKKEDDFFNFEITDTGIGIAEDKIARLFDPYQQAENIERNYGGTGLGLAITKKLVELQKGTISMKSVPQKGTTVSVMLHFPIVESDETNIAETKFVSLHGLRLLVAEDDLLNRQLISAMLKDGGAEVITAESGKEAIEKILLYNPDGVLMDIQMPELDGRNATSFIREHISSMLPLIGITANMMNDAKNECIVAGMNAVILKPFKLHELSEILLPLIEKNREIQHQPLLSYSLENLFRTSNGKSDFVIRMLKVFISSNQSLIEKSIHFAKESDFQQSAAAVHRMIPGFRQLDLDTFASILKNIEWLMLEGTEKKAATELLQQCSEQFEKLVSAMQQDIERLEKEATN